The region GAGAAAGCAAACGAAGAAACGTTTATTAATACGAATGAACATATTGATGAGAAAAGTGAAGATTTACATTCATCTAATAATAGAGAAGAAACAATAAAACAAGTTTTACATAATTTAGGTAATAGTAATCTTCATGGTTTTGGCGCTTCTTCATTAAATCTTGCTAACAGCATATTAACATTATGTAATTTTGATAATGAGAACTTATCAAATGATCGTAATTTATTAAACCAATTCTTGAATGGTGATGtatcaaatatattcaatgaaaataaatcattatttaaagatttattgaataaagatatatgtgctacatatgaaataaattttgatgaaaataataaatgcACATTATTAACAAACAAAAATGatttacaaataaataaagacatattattattggGAGATGAATCTGAAGAAACCAATAAATTAATAGACATATGGAAAAGAGTtgtaaaaaatgaagaaaacAAATTTAATCTcttaaaaagaaatttatataatcaatATTTGAAACATAGAAATAAAAGTAGATTACCACATGGTAAATTGAATGacatattaaatgaatGTAATATGGTagttaaaaaatataataataatgatgataagACTATTAAtgaaatttttaataaatggTCAACTGTTATTCctcataatatatttgaatttaGAATATTTGTAATGGCTTATAGATTAACATGGAGAacattaataaaaaatgtaaatacAGAATATAcagaattattaaaaagatcatttaaataaaatatggaa is a window of Plasmodium gaboni strain SY75 chromosome 4, whole genome shotgun sequence DNA encoding:
- a CDS encoding exported protein (PHISTb); this encodes MNIFKYYNIYLSLAVLGFVHIQCNCDGINYSLSPIQFNDNIFRRILSTNESVDVVEKANEETFINTNEHIDEKSEDLHSSNNREETIKQVLHNLGNSNLHGFGASSLNLANSILTLCNFDNENLSNDRNLLNQFLNGDVSNIFNENKSLFKDLLNKDICATYEINFDENNKCTLLTNKNDLQINKDILLLGDESEETNKLIDIWKRVVKNEENKFNLLKRNLYNQYLKHRNKSRLPHGKLNDILNECNMVVKKYNNNDDKTINEIFNKWSTVIPHNIFEFRIFVMAYRLTWRTLIKNVNTEYTELLKRSFK